In the Gossypium arboreum isolate Shixiya-1 chromosome 10, ASM2569848v2, whole genome shotgun sequence genome, one interval contains:
- the LOC108462293 gene encoding protein RDM1-like, which translates to MKKFPVPEPISVSVSLEPSSFVTWEKLGESMKQKYEQPLHYLTQILLKQWDESSGNGINNNNIEVMIMKKKPIGNVIDPCTAEETVWVIENFNRQFVSHHYIAKIWLSDPNYHHFVDDLQNYSSFN; encoded by the coding sequence ATGAAGAAGTTTCCGGTGCCGGAGCCAATCTCAGTGTCTGTTTCTCTCGAACCGTCATCATTTGTCACATGGGAAAAACTAGGAGAATCAATGAAGCAAAAATATGAGCAACCATTGCATTATCTAACCCAAATTCTCTTGAAACAATGGGATGAATCAAGTGGCAATGGCATCAACAACAACAACATTGAAGTGATGATAATGAAGAAGAAACCTATTGGCAATGTTATTGATCCATGCACAGCTGAAGAAACTGTGTGGGTTATTGAAAATTTCAATAGGCAATTTGTCTCTCATCATTACATTGCTAAAATCTGGCTTTCTGATCcaaattatcatcattttgttgatgatttgcaAAATTACTCATCCTTTAATTAG